Below is a window of Nocardia asteroides DNA.
CGGCAGCTGGCGGGCTGGGGCGCCGATGTCGAGGTCGTCGGCCCGCCGGAGGTCAGGGCGGAACTCGTCGCCCTGGGCACCGAACTGGTCCGCGGCAACAGCTGAGGTGCATCCGGCTGCGGGCAGCCGGATGCAGTCCGCTCAGCCGCGGTCGACGCGCCGCGCCAGCGACCGCACGACCTCGGTCGCGACCACCGCGTGCCCACTCGTGGTGAAGTGGATGAGATCGGCACTCATCAGCGTCGGCCGGGTGCGGACCGGATGGTCCCAGAACTCGGTGAGCACCGCGTCGTACTCGGTGGCGACGGCCCGGACCACCTCGTTCATCGCGGCCATGCGCTCGCGCATCGGCCGCATCGGCGCCATCCGCTCGACCTCCCACACATCGGCCACCGTGAAGACCGACAACTGGGCGCCGATCGCGGCCAGCTCCTCGAACATGGCGGACAGATTGTCGTGCAGCCGATTCGGATCCCCACCCGCCTCGAACAGATCGTTCCCGCCGCAGCTGACGTGCACGAGATCCGGCGCGAACTCGAGTACCTGCGGCAACTGCCGTTCCCTGACCTGCGTGCTCGTCGCGCCGATCCGCCCCGTATTGCGGTAGACGAGCGCCGGATTCACCGACGACAGGACGGCGGCCACCCGATCGGCCCAGCCGGTGGCGGCATAGCCGGGGCTGGGATCGCCGGTTCCCGCGGCGATCGAATCGCCCAGCACGGCGAAGCGCTGCCATGGCGCGCCGTCGAGCAGCGCGACCGCCTGTGCACGAGACAGCAGCAGCGGATCGTCGGCCTCGGTGTTCGGATCCGACAGTGGGGTGGTGGAAGTCATCGGGAGCTCCTAGTTCTGATGGTCGGTGGCGCGGAGGGGCAGGGCCAGCAGGAGCGCGACCGCCAGTCCGATCGCGGCGCCGATCGCGAACACGAGGTGGAAGGCGCGCACCGGGTCGCCGGGCACCGCGGTGAACACGGCGGCGAGCACCGCGACGCCGAGTGCCCCGCCGACCTGCCGCGCGGTCACATTCATGCCGATGCCCGCCGCGAACTGCTGCGGTGGAACGGAACTGGCGGCCGCGGTGCCGAACACGGTGACGACGATGCCGATACCGCCGCCGCCGAGCAGCCCGGCGGGCACCCAGGCCGACCACAGCGCGGGATCGGGTCCGAACGCGTCGGTGCTCATCCACGCCAGCGACGCGGTGTACATCAGCGCGCCGACCACACCGGCCCAGCGCTGGGCCTGCGGCCTGGTGAGCCGTCCGACGATCATCGAGGTCACCATCGACGCCGCCGCGCCGACGGTCAGCGCCGCCGCCGATCCGAGGACCGAATAGCCCCAGATCTGATCCAGGAACAGCGGGCCCGCGAGCAGCCACGCGAACATGGTCGCGCCGAACAGGAACGAGCCGGCGTTGGCGATCGCGAATCGCCGGTCGCGCCACAGGGACACGGCCACCGCGGGTTCCGGGTGCCGCCACGAGCGCACGAGCGCGAACAGCACCAGGGCGGCTCCGCCGAGCAGCGCGACGAGGGTGCCCGGCGCCGTCCACCCCCAGTTCTGCCCCTCGGTGACGGCGGCGACCAGGGCGCCCAGACCCAGCGCGACGGCGACGATGCCGAGGGGGTCGGGCAGCGAACCGCCCCGCGGCGGTTCCTCGGTCGCGGGCAGGCGCAGGCCCGGCACGATCAGGGCGATCGCGACCGGG
It encodes the following:
- a CDS encoding SGNH/GDSL hydrolase family protein translates to MTSTTPLSDPNTEADDPLLLSRAQAVALLDGAPWQRFAVLGDSIAAGTGDPSPGYAATGWADRVAAVLSSVNPALVYRNTGRIGATSTQVRERQLPQVLEFAPDLVHVSCGGNDLFEAGGDPNRLHDNLSAMFEELAAIGAQLSVFTVADVWEVERMAPMRPMRERMAAMNEVVRAVATEYDAVLTEFWDHPVRTRPTLMSADLIHFTTSGHAVVATEVVRSLARRVDRG
- a CDS encoding MFS transporter — encoded protein: MTDVSARPHDPPAALPGAAGRTLAVASGAAFLAFLDLSVVNIAFPTIAATYPGTATSTLTWIVSGYAIAFAALLTPAGRLADVLGRRKLFALALAGFAVTSLLCGLAPGADWLIAGRVLQGMTAAFMVPAAMGLVLAATPRERIGAAIGVWTAAGGFAAVVGPAIGGALVESLGWRAVFLVNVPVAIALIVPGLRLPATEEPPRGGSLPDPLGIVAVALGLGALVAAVTEGQNWGWTAPGTLVALLGGAALVLFALVRSWRHPEPAVAVSLWRDRRFAIANAGSFLFGATMFAWLLAGPLFLDQIWGYSVLGSAAALTVGAAASMVTSMIVGRLTRPQAQRWAGVVGALMYTASLAWMSTDAFGPDPALWSAWVPAGLLGGGGIGIVVTVFGTAAASSVPPQQFAAGIGMNVTARQVGGALGVAVLAAVFTAVPGDPVRAFHLVFAIGAAIGLAVALLLALPLRATDHQN